The Piliocolobus tephrosceles isolate RC106 chromosome 3, ASM277652v3, whole genome shotgun sequence genome has a window encoding:
- the MEPE gene encoding matrix extracellular phosphoglycoprotein isoform X2, with protein sequence MRVFCVGLLFLSVTWAAPTFQPQTEKTKQSCVEEQREEKNKDNIGFHHLGKRRNQELSSKENIVQERKKDLSLSEASENNGSSKSQNYFTNRQRLNKEYSISNKENIHNGLRMSIYPKSTGNKQFEDGDDAISKLHDQEEYGAALIRNNMQHIMGPVTAIKLLGEENKQNKPKNVLNKIPASMNYAKAHSKDKKKPQRDSQVQKVPVKSKSTHRTQHNIDYSKHLSNIKKIPSDFEGSGYTDLQERGDNDMSPFSGDGQPFKDIPGKGEATGPDLEGKDIQTGFAGPSEAESTNLDTKEPGYNEIPEREENGGNTIGTGDETAKEADAVDVSLVEGNNDIMGSTNFKELPGREGNRVDAGGQNAHQGKVEFHYPPAPSKEKRKEGSSDATESTNYNEIPKNGKGSARKGVDDSNRNQATLHEKQRFPSKGKGQSLPIPSRGLDNEIKTEMDSLNGPSNENITHSRKYHYVPHRQNSSTRNKGMPHGKGSWGRQPYSNRRFSSRRRDDSSESSDSGSSSESDGD encoded by the coding sequence gaagagaaaaacaaagacaatattGGTTTTCACCATTTGGGCAAGAGAAGAAATCAAGAGCTATCatctaaagaaaatattgtccaggaaagaaagaaagatttgtcCCTTTCTGAAGCCAGTGAGAATAACGGAAGTAGTAAATctcaaaattatttcacaaatagACAGAGACTGAATAAAGAATATAGTATCAGTAACAAAGAGAATATTCACAATGGCCTGAGGATGTCAATTTATCCTAAGTCAACTGGGAATAAACAGTTTGAGGATGGAGATGATGCTATCAGCAAACTACATGACCAAGAAGAATATGGCGCAGCTCTCATCAGAAATAACATGCAACATATAATGGGGCCAGTGACTGCGATTAAACTGCtgggggaagaaaacaaacagaacaaaccTAAGAATGTTCTGAACAAAATTCCAGCAAGTATGAACTATGCTAAAGCACACTCAAAGGATAAAAAGAAGCCTCAAAGAGATTCCCAAGTCCAGAAAGTTCCAGTAAAAAGCAAAAGCACCCATCGTACTCAACACAACATTGACTACTCAAAACATCTCTCAAACATCAAAAAAATCCCCAGTGATTTTGAAGGCAGCGGTTACACAGATCTTCAAGAGAGAGGGGACAATGATATGTCTCCTTTCAGTGGGGACGGCCAACCTTTTAAGGACATTCCTGGTAAAGGAGAAGCTACTGGTCCTGACCTAGAAGGCAAAGATATTCAAACAGGGTTTGCAGGCCCAAGTGAAGCTGAGAGTACTAATCTTGACACAAAAGAGCCAGGTTATAATGAGAtcccagaaagagaagaaaatggcgGAAATACCATTGGAACTGGGGATGAAACTGCAAAAGAGGCAGATGCTGTTGATGTCAGTCTTGTAGAGGGCAACAACGATATCATGGGTAGTACCAATTTTAAGGAACTCcctggaagagaaggaaacagagtgGATGCTGGCGGCCAAAATGCTCACCAAGGGAAGGTTGAGTTTCATTACCCTCCTGCAccctcaaaagagaaaagaaaagaaggcagtaGTGATGCAACTGAAAGTACCAACTATAATGAAATTCCTAAAAACGGCAAAGGCAGTGCCAGAAAGGGTGTAGATGACTCTAATAGGAACCAAGCAACCTTACATGAAAAACAAAGGTTTCCTAGTAAGGGCAAAGGTCAGAGCCTGCCCATTCCTTCTCGTGGTCTTGATAATGAAATCAAAACCGAAATGGATTCCCTTAATGGCCCCAGTAATGAGAATATAACACACAGCAGAAAATATCATTATGTACCCCATAGACAAAATAGTTCTACACGGAATAAGGGTATGCCACACGGGAAAGGCTCCTGGGGTAGACAACCGTATTCCAACAGGAGGTTTAGTTCCCGTAGAAGGGACGACAGTAGTGAGTCATCTGACAGTGGCAGTTCAAGTGAGAGCGATGGTGACTAG